Proteins from a single region of Candidatus Eisenbacteria bacterium:
- a CDS encoding lipocalin-like domain-containing protein, whose amino-acid sequence MRDGLALPSAFPLGGSAPAAHLEPIRLPRDELAHEFPVEWWYFAGHVGEIHGTERLSFMVTAIRGTKWVVPPLTVSFVKRIDHARGPLQLLQSGGAFAVAYEGHDTPVSYRLGYAANIYNLWVASPDRWRIDGQPGHYRLRLWNAASQPELDLELTATAPAVLLSEDGIVDYGAGHRLAYYVRPKIRVTGYARFGGRLRVVTGPGWYERQWGSAPTTVYAWKYLNVSLDDGEQWIFFHTKLATVERHYAARMPAAGGIEELPLRPADFRNVDVVGRPLGTDLRVDMPDGPMQLSVRPLYGAEPDIESIYPFVPGFWESACLVEGQRNGTPVRGWSMTELRGYG is encoded by the coding sequence ATGCGGGATGGACTTGCGCTCCCGAGCGCGTTTCCACTCGGGGGCTCCGCGCCCGCGGCGCACCTGGAACCCATCCGCCTGCCCCGCGACGAGCTCGCACACGAGTTCCCGGTGGAGTGGTGGTACTTCGCCGGGCACGTGGGCGAGATCCACGGCACCGAGCGCCTGAGCTTCATGGTGACCGCGATCCGCGGCACGAAGTGGGTCGTCCCGCCGCTCACGGTGAGCTTCGTCAAGCGGATCGATCACGCCCGCGGTCCGCTCCAGCTCCTGCAGTCGGGCGGTGCCTTCGCGGTGGCCTACGAGGGCCACGACACGCCCGTGTCCTATCGCCTCGGCTATGCCGCCAACATCTACAACCTGTGGGTCGCATCGCCCGACCGGTGGCGGATCGATGGCCAGCCTGGCCACTACCGCCTGCGCCTCTGGAATGCGGCGAGCCAACCGGAGCTCGATCTCGAGCTCACCGCCACGGCGCCGGCGGTGCTGCTCTCCGAAGACGGCATCGTGGACTACGGCGCCGGGCACCGGCTCGCGTACTACGTGCGGCCGAAGATCCGCGTCACGGGCTACGCGCGCTTCGGCGGGCGACTGCGCGTCGTCACGGGCCCGGGGTGGTACGAGCGGCAGTGGGGATCGGCGCCCACCACGGTCTACGCGTGGAAGTACCTGAACGTGTCCCTCGACGACGGCGAGCAGTGGATCTTCTTCCATACGAAGCTCGCCACCGTCGAGCGCCACTATGCGGCCCGGATGCCGGCCGCCGGCGGGATCGAGGAGCTCCCGCTGCGTCCCGCGGACTTCCGCAACGTCGACGTCGTCGGACGGCCGCTCGGCACCGACCTGCGCGTGGACATGCCCGACGGCCCGATGCAGCTCTCGGTCCGGCCGCTCTACGGCGCCGAGCCGGACATCGAATCGATCTACCCGTTCGTGCCCGGGTTCTGGGAGAGCGCGTGTCTCGTCGAGGGGCAGCGCAACGGGACGCCGGTGCGCGGCTGGTCCATGACCGAGCTGCGCGGCTATGGCTGA
- a CDS encoding crotonase/enoyl-CoA hydratase family protein, producing the protein MQTLRTETQDGVREIVLTRAAEYNTITPALRDELAQAIDEADATHDVRVILLRAEGPAFCAGYGLDWSTAAQADESARIAAGGRVWDSVADYRMMKQFVDTYMKLWYAQKPTIAAVHGWCIAGGTDLVLCADMIVAAESARFGYPPSRVWGTPTTAMWVYRMGLERAKRYLLTGDEITAAEAVRAGLILEVVPDGELLERGRALARRMARVPTNQLVMLKLLCNQTAEHMGLGSTRVLGTLFDGIARHTQEGLDFVRRAEAVGFRQAVRERDDPFGDYGSRPRGSGGR; encoded by the coding sequence ATGCAGACGCTTCGCACCGAAACGCAGGACGGCGTTCGCGAGATCGTGCTCACCCGCGCCGCCGAGTACAACACGATCACACCAGCCTTGCGCGACGAGCTGGCACAGGCGATCGACGAGGCAGATGCGACGCACGACGTGCGCGTGATCCTGCTGCGCGCCGAAGGGCCCGCCTTCTGCGCGGGCTACGGCCTCGACTGGTCGACGGCCGCACAGGCCGACGAGTCGGCGCGCATCGCGGCCGGGGGGCGCGTGTGGGACTCGGTCGCCGACTACCGGATGATGAAGCAGTTCGTCGACACCTACATGAAGCTCTGGTACGCGCAGAAGCCGACGATCGCGGCCGTCCACGGCTGGTGCATCGCGGGCGGAACGGATCTGGTTCTGTGCGCCGACATGATCGTCGCGGCCGAGAGCGCGCGCTTCGGCTATCCGCCGTCGCGCGTCTGGGGCACGCCGACGACCGCGATGTGGGTCTATCGGATGGGGCTCGAACGGGCGAAGCGGTACCTCCTCACCGGCGACGAGATCACCGCGGCCGAGGCCGTGCGTGCGGGGCTCATCCTGGAGGTGGTGCCCGACGGCGAGCTGCTCGAGCGCGGCCGCGCGCTCGCGCGCCGCATGGCGCGGGTGCCGACGAACCAGCTCGTGATGTTGAAGCTCCTCTGCAACCAGACCGCCGAGCACATGGGACTCGGGTCGACCCGCGTCCTCGGCACCTTGTTCGACGGCATCGCGCGCCACACGCAGGAGGGGCTCGACTTCGTCCGCCGCGCCGAGGCCGTGGGATTCCGGCAGGCCGTCCGCGAGCGCGACGATCCGTTCGGCGACTACGGCAGCCGGCCGCGCGGTTCCGGCGGCCGCTGA
- a CDS encoding protein kinase: MRFERREVLGSGANGTVCRAFDAELRRDVALKTLFDVSPDLAQRLKNEFRALHGITHPNLVQLYDLVIGEGESFFTMELVEGVDVVRHVRGAAEPRALLDHAGLERLWAVLPQLVDAVDALHAAGRVHRDLKPSNVLVTRDGRAMVLDFGLVATVRDDAGGDDREMGGTLAYMAPEQVWGVPPSAAVDWYALGGVLFEVLTGMPAFSGTPVGMLRVKERGPVPGPCDLAPATSAGLDALVRALLDPDPTRRPDGRSIRSALEGGAVAPMARTWRHRDAFVGRATELATLAEWLREVSPGHPRVGHVVGPSGIGKSALLRSFGERAAATALVLSGRCHAHETVPYKALDGVMEGLARHLGREDAALPDLGAGDLGPLLDLFPVLSSVGRFARAGRAGGEASPRELQRRAFAALRTLVAELARRRPIVLSIDDVQWGDRDSALALLEVLRGPDAPAVLLLLSSRIGETEGSGFLQELERGDRGPDHTLVVEPLGGSDTRELAADLLGCDAADPIVERVVNQAGGSPFFVEQLSRYHHEASRREADVDLDRAILGRIDAIGSGARALAELVAVAGGALDLAQVIDLTGSRDPAALCYRMREQCMLRTVATRPKSVEVYHDRIRETLLAALGAERRRSIHRQVADALQGQASPDPEAVLEHLLGAGDERGAADAAIAAAERSAGALAFGRAAELYEIALRLRDRGAADWTVMARHAEALANAGLGSAAGAASEAAANASARAQAPAARTLALRAAATRELLCAGDVEAGRRALRRTLALARIPYPRSPATAVARLLTARARIAIRGFGFTPRAEDTIDPDRLAQVDACWAATIGLNAFDAVRSAAFQARHSLLALDAGEPGRVVRALTAEAVYRAAEGGRTGRTRAAALAARVDVLATSVGDPRARAFARLCAGVGSYFGGSWERAIDELAEAERIFRGLHGVAWELANCRSYRLWALSWNGDTARFEAEVEAAATEARTRGDVPAEIGAASGHANLAWLLADRPAEARSRAAAAVGRLRLRAFQSPHYADLLAQTRIDLYEGDGGAAWKRVSSALPHVRRSHLLRLQLFRIEVRVLIASSALAAATAPAAGRERRRLLAAAARAAAQLRAEDLRLGQALGDALTGMLMAAEGGAESAARCLRAAALLLARCGLPLYAESALLNAAALDGASAPPTPSLGVAPANVAAMLLPGLTARRSMLKVA; this comes from the coding sequence GTGAGGTTCGAGCGGCGAGAGGTGCTCGGCAGCGGCGCCAACGGTACGGTCTGCCGCGCCTTCGACGCGGAGCTCCGGCGCGACGTCGCCTTGAAGACGCTGTTCGACGTGTCGCCCGACCTCGCGCAGCGGCTGAAGAACGAGTTCCGCGCCCTGCACGGCATCACCCATCCGAATCTCGTCCAGCTCTACGATCTCGTGATCGGAGAAGGCGAGTCCTTCTTCACGATGGAGCTCGTCGAAGGCGTCGACGTCGTGCGCCACGTCCGCGGGGCGGCGGAACCCCGAGCGCTGCTGGATCACGCCGGGCTCGAACGGCTGTGGGCCGTGCTTCCCCAGCTCGTCGATGCCGTCGACGCCCTGCACGCCGCGGGTCGCGTCCACCGCGATCTCAAGCCCTCCAACGTGCTCGTGACGCGCGACGGGCGCGCGATGGTGCTCGACTTCGGATTGGTCGCCACGGTGCGCGACGACGCCGGCGGCGACGATCGGGAGATGGGGGGCACCCTCGCGTACATGGCTCCCGAGCAGGTGTGGGGCGTGCCGCCGTCCGCGGCCGTCGACTGGTACGCGCTCGGCGGCGTGCTGTTCGAAGTCCTCACGGGGATGCCGGCGTTCTCGGGGACGCCCGTCGGCATGCTGCGTGTGAAGGAGCGCGGCCCCGTGCCCGGCCCGTGTGACCTGGCACCGGCCACCAGTGCGGGGCTCGATGCCCTCGTGCGCGCGCTCCTCGACCCGGATCCGACACGACGTCCGGACGGCCGCAGCATTCGCAGCGCGCTCGAGGGTGGCGCCGTCGCGCCGATGGCGAGGACCTGGAGGCATCGTGACGCGTTCGTCGGTCGCGCCACCGAGCTCGCGACGCTCGCGGAATGGCTCCGCGAGGTGTCGCCGGGGCATCCACGCGTCGGTCACGTGGTCGGGCCATCGGGCATCGGCAAGAGCGCCCTCCTGCGATCCTTCGGCGAGCGGGCGGCCGCCACCGCCCTCGTCCTGTCGGGACGGTGTCATGCGCACGAGACGGTTCCCTACAAGGCGCTCGACGGCGTGATGGAGGGGCTGGCTCGGCACCTCGGGCGAGAGGATGCGGCGTTGCCCGACCTCGGTGCGGGCGACCTGGGCCCGCTGCTCGACCTCTTTCCGGTCCTGAGCAGCGTGGGGCGATTCGCGCGCGCCGGCCGTGCCGGCGGCGAGGCGAGCCCGCGCGAGCTGCAACGGCGTGCTTTCGCGGCGCTGCGCACGCTCGTCGCCGAGCTGGCGCGGCGGCGACCGATCGTCCTCTCGATCGACGACGTGCAGTGGGGCGATCGAGACAGCGCGCTCGCGCTGCTCGAGGTGCTGCGTGGACCCGACGCGCCCGCCGTCCTTCTCTTGCTCTCCTCTCGAATCGGCGAGACGGAGGGCTCGGGTTTTCTTCAGGAGCTCGAGCGCGGCGATCGCGGGCCCGACCACACCCTCGTCGTCGAGCCGCTCGGTGGATCGGACACGAGGGAGCTCGCTGCCGACCTGCTCGGTTGTGACGCCGCCGATCCGATCGTCGAGCGGGTCGTGAACCAGGCTGGAGGGTCGCCCTTCTTCGTCGAGCAACTGAGCCGCTACCACCACGAAGCGTCACGGCGGGAAGCAGACGTCGACCTCGACCGCGCGATCCTCGGGCGCATCGATGCCATCGGCAGCGGCGCACGGGCGCTGGCCGAGCTGGTCGCGGTCGCCGGCGGTGCGCTCGACCTCGCGCAGGTGATCGATCTCACGGGCAGCCGCGATCCCGCCGCGTTGTGCTACCGGATGCGCGAGCAGTGCATGCTGCGCACGGTCGCGACGCGACCGAAGAGCGTCGAGGTCTACCACGATCGGATCCGGGAGACGTTGTTGGCCGCTCTCGGCGCGGAGCGCCGACGGTCGATCCACCGGCAAGTCGCCGACGCATTGCAGGGGCAGGCGTCGCCGGATCCGGAAGCCGTTCTCGAGCATCTCCTCGGCGCGGGGGACGAGCGTGGGGCGGCGGACGCCGCGATCGCCGCCGCCGAGCGCAGTGCCGGCGCGCTCGCCTTCGGGCGGGCCGCGGAGCTCTACGAGATCGCGCTTCGCTTGCGGGACCGGGGCGCTGCCGACTGGACGGTCATGGCGCGCCATGCCGAGGCGCTCGCGAACGCCGGACTCGGCAGCGCGGCGGGGGCCGCTTCCGAGGCCGCAGCGAACGCGTCGGCGCGAGCACAGGCCCCGGCGGCACGCACGCTCGCGCTCCGCGCCGCCGCGACCCGCGAGCTGCTGTGCGCGGGCGACGTCGAGGCGGGACGCCGGGCGCTTCGGCGGACGCTCGCTCTCGCGCGCATCCCATATCCCCGGAGCCCGGCGACGGCGGTGGCGCGCTTGCTCACCGCCCGCGCCAGGATCGCGATCCGCGGGTTCGGATTCACCCCGCGTGCCGAGGACACGATCGATCCCGATCGCCTCGCACAGGTCGATGCGTGCTGGGCGGCGACCATCGGTCTCAATGCCTTCGACGCCGTACGCTCCGCGGCGTTCCAGGCCCGCCATTCGCTGCTCGCACTCGACGCGGGTGAGCCGGGGCGCGTCGTGCGGGCGCTCACCGCCGAAGCCGTCTATCGAGCCGCCGAAGGCGGGCGCACCGGTCGAACGCGCGCCGCGGCTCTGGCGGCGCGCGTCGATGTGCTGGCGACCAGCGTCGGCGACCCGCGTGCGCGCGCCTTCGCCCGCCTCTGCGCCGGAGTGGGCAGCTACTTCGGCGGAAGCTGGGAGCGTGCGATCGACGAGCTCGCCGAGGCGGAGCGGATCTTCCGGGGGCTGCACGGCGTCGCGTGGGAGCTGGCCAACTGCCGCTCCTATCGCCTGTGGGCGCTGTCGTGGAACGGCGACACGGCGCGTTTCGAAGCCGAGGTCGAAGCTGCGGCAACCGAGGCGCGGACGCGTGGCGACGTCCCGGCCGAGATCGGCGCGGCGAGTGGCCACGCGAATCTCGCGTGGCTGCTGGCCGATCGGCCGGCCGAAGCACGGTCGCGTGCCGCCGCGGCGGTGGGGCGCCTCAGGCTCCGGGCGTTCCAGAGCCCGCACTACGCAGATCTGTTGGCCCAGACCCGCATCGACCTGTACGAAGGCGACGGTGGGGCGGCCTGGAAACGCGTGTCGAGCGCCCTCCCGCACGTGCGGCGAAGTCATCTGCTTCGGCTCCAGCTCTTCCGCATCGAGGTCCGTGTGTTGATCGCTTCGTCCGCGCTCGCCGCGGCGACCGCGCCGGCCGCGGGTCGCGAACGGCGCCGCCTATTGGCCGCCGCCGCTCGCGCTGCGGCGCAGCTCCGCGCCGAAGACCTGCGGCTCGGGCAGGCGCTCGGGGACGCCCTCACCGGCATGCTCATGGCCGCCGAGGGCGGCGCGGAGAGCGCGGCACGATGCCTGCGCGCGGCGGCCCTGCTTCTCGCGCGGTGCGGGCTGCCGCTCTACGCGGAGTCGGCGCTGCTGAACGCCGCCGCGCTCGACGGTGCATCGGCGCCGCCGACGCCCTCGCTTGGCGTCGCCCCGGCCAACGTCGCGGCGATGTTGCTGCCCGGCCTGACGGCCCGGCGCTCCATGCTCAAAGTCGCCTGA
- a CDS encoding FAD-dependent oxidoreductase: MADRVAILGGGIAGLSTAHHLALAGIDGLHVYEASDRAGGKAKSQFIPTPAGTSYPGEHGFRFFPHFYRHVVDTMATTPAGTGSVLDRLVASSDAGIAYDHKMLDIPRPRDFVESLRFVPTIVDILKDRDLGMEDTLRYAGVLLQFATSCRKRREQKYDTIPWFDFARAKTYAPRFLDLVIKASRNLSAMRAKETSAATIGAISLQMIFDFEPLARRKKDPLLCGPTDETWLRPWYDHLCARGVEFDFEKTLVGFDFDARRGRLRGARFEGGEVVEADHYVLAVPLDCAAKLLSDEMRAFDAALENVRTLAPIAHGDMVGLQFFLSRDVPIVHGHVHYPQTAFALTSVSQAQFWATRPDERPGTPELHGIISAIISDWETPGTEGIPAKAYVDRGKLLDEVWRQMAASLPPGTLRPGDRITSHLDSNVTLNPLHNGTPLLIHPPGQLALRPDAETAIENLFLASDYVRTNTDLATMEGADEAARRAVRGILAREGLDEHLYPFVESFPEGAVFDGAKRVDEALFALNLPHPMEVTASVIDEVQRFGDRHSILRGAFNAMLPLRYVAGRLGDLHPFDFARPDPDLLGCWESVLRRL; encoded by the coding sequence ATGGCTGACAGGGTCGCCATCCTCGGCGGCGGGATCGCCGGACTCAGCACCGCGCACCACCTGGCGCTGGCGGGGATCGACGGCCTGCACGTCTACGAGGCGAGCGATCGCGCGGGTGGCAAGGCGAAGAGTCAGTTCATCCCCACGCCGGCCGGCACGAGCTATCCCGGCGAGCACGGGTTCCGGTTCTTCCCCCACTTCTATCGCCACGTCGTCGACACGATGGCGACGACGCCTGCGGGCACCGGCAGCGTGCTGGACCGGCTGGTCGCGTCGTCGGACGCCGGAATCGCGTACGACCACAAGATGCTCGACATCCCGCGCCCCCGGGACTTCGTCGAGTCGCTGCGCTTCGTGCCGACCATCGTGGACATCCTGAAGGACCGCGATCTCGGCATGGAGGACACCCTGCGCTACGCGGGCGTGCTCCTGCAGTTCGCCACCTCGTGCCGCAAGCGCCGCGAGCAGAAGTACGACACCATCCCGTGGTTCGACTTCGCGCGCGCGAAGACCTACGCGCCCCGCTTTCTCGACCTGGTCATCAAGGCGTCGCGGAACCTCTCGGCCATGCGGGCCAAGGAGACCAGTGCCGCGACGATCGGCGCGATCTCGCTCCAGATGATCTTCGACTTCGAGCCGCTCGCACGACGGAAGAAGGATCCGCTCCTGTGCGGCCCGACCGACGAGACGTGGCTCCGCCCGTGGTACGACCATCTGTGTGCGCGCGGCGTGGAGTTCGACTTCGAGAAGACGCTCGTCGGCTTCGACTTCGATGCCCGTCGGGGCCGCCTGCGCGGCGCGCGGTTCGAGGGCGGCGAGGTCGTCGAGGCCGACCACTACGTCCTCGCGGTCCCGCTCGACTGCGCAGCGAAGCTCCTCTCCGACGAGATGCGTGCCTTCGACGCCGCGTTGGAGAACGTGCGAACGCTCGCTCCCATCGCGCACGGCGACATGGTCGGGCTCCAGTTCTTCCTGTCGCGCGACGTCCCGATCGTGCACGGACACGTCCACTATCCGCAGACGGCGTTCGCGCTCACGTCGGTGTCGCAAGCGCAGTTCTGGGCGACCCGCCCGGACGAGCGACCGGGGACGCCGGAGCTGCACGGCATCATCTCGGCCATCATCTCGGACTGGGAGACGCCGGGAACCGAGGGCATCCCCGCCAAGGCCTACGTCGATCGCGGGAAGCTCTTGGACGAGGTGTGGCGTCAGATGGCCGCGTCGCTTCCGCCGGGAACCCTGCGACCCGGCGATAGGATCACGTCGCATCTCGACTCGAACGTGACGCTGAACCCGCTGCACAACGGCACGCCCCTGCTGATCCATCCGCCGGGGCAGCTCGCGCTCCGCCCCGACGCCGAAACGGCGATCGAGAACCTCTTCCTCGCCTCCGACTACGTGCGCACGAACACCGACCTCGCGACGATGGAGGGCGCCGACGAGGCGGCGCGCCGCGCGGTGCGCGGGATCCTCGCGCGGGAGGGTCTCGACGAGCATCTGTACCCGTTCGTCGAGTCGTTCCCCGAGGGCGCGGTCTTCGACGGCGCCAAACGGGTCGACGAGGCGCTCTTCGCCCTGAACCTTCCCCATCCGATGGAGGTGACCGCGAGCGTCATCGACGAGGTGCAGCGCTTCGGCGACCGCCACTCCATCCTGCGGGGCGCATTCAACGCCATGCTGCCGCTGCGCTACGTCGCGGGTCGCCTCGGCGATCTCCATCCGTTCGACTTCGCGCGCCCCGATCCCGATCTGCTCGGCTGCTGGGAGAGCGTGCTCAGGCGACTTTGA
- a CDS encoding radical SAM protein — protein sequence MGVDCLVIGAAEFDRDREREIFLKVHRGDAADGWGKFLALNYVEFEGDALMANQLASVAHRSARGPLARGGNGFAYADVSMLSSWRTPLLGGMWIYQALKQRGFEVALVQHVQLQAAQLEAALAEQPRAIAISTTLITSPLEMKALVRLCRERSPASYIVLGGMSIWNQFQVRKAENEQLPAGAPREDEGDLLGSFGFLGADALIVDPYGIETLAELLGRLKAGRSLDGLANTVRYSKGAPVSRLDRTGEVFDAARMRMDWDLVENEHIGSVVNVRTQISCPFRCSFCSYPTTQGPVIKAEFDAFERELQALSRRGVDTLMIIDDTFNVPPKRFMQVLEILRRHQFRWYSFIRCQFLDAAQVEMMKASGCVGVYLGLESVDDETLERMNKTATEELFRRGIGLLAEREILTYASFIVGFPGDTADTVRKVQRFIETSGLDYYNLKPFWYDHSTPIAQRAAEFGLSGQGYNWQHDRMNATQAYDLIRDLILDTRSRYVGLHSGELWEIGQFGARGLSKGHIDAVYDAHNAMLKQDLAGRGGEDKTRAFTRLQSQLRDVELTPAAW from the coding sequence GTGGGCGTCGACTGCCTTGTGATCGGGGCCGCCGAGTTCGACCGCGACCGCGAACGGGAGATCTTCCTCAAGGTCCACCGCGGGGACGCCGCGGACGGTTGGGGGAAGTTCCTCGCCCTCAACTACGTCGAGTTCGAGGGGGACGCCTTGATGGCGAACCAGCTCGCCAGCGTCGCGCACCGCTCCGCGCGCGGGCCGCTCGCCCGGGGCGGCAACGGCTTCGCCTACGCCGACGTCTCCATGCTGAGCTCGTGGCGCACGCCGCTGCTGGGCGGCATGTGGATCTACCAGGCGCTCAAGCAGCGCGGCTTCGAGGTGGCGCTCGTCCAGCACGTGCAGCTCCAGGCGGCGCAGCTCGAGGCGGCGCTCGCCGAGCAACCGCGCGCCATCGCGATCTCGACGACGCTCATCACCTCGCCGCTCGAGATGAAGGCGCTCGTGCGCCTGTGCCGCGAGCGTTCGCCGGCGTCGTACATCGTGCTGGGCGGCATGAGCATCTGGAACCAGTTCCAGGTGAGGAAGGCCGAGAACGAGCAGCTGCCGGCCGGCGCCCCGCGCGAGGACGAAGGCGATCTGCTCGGGAGCTTCGGCTTCCTCGGCGCCGATGCGCTGATCGTCGACCCCTACGGGATCGAGACCCTCGCCGAGCTCCTGGGGCGTCTCAAGGCGGGCCGTAGCCTCGACGGCCTGGCCAACACGGTGCGCTACTCGAAGGGCGCGCCGGTCTCGCGGCTCGATCGCACGGGCGAGGTGTTCGACGCCGCGCGCATGCGGATGGACTGGGACCTGGTCGAGAACGAGCACATCGGGTCGGTCGTGAACGTCCGCACGCAGATCAGCTGCCCGTTCCGCTGCAGCTTCTGCAGCTACCCGACCACGCAGGGGCCTGTGATCAAGGCCGAGTTCGACGCTTTCGAGCGCGAGCTGCAGGCGCTCTCGCGCCGCGGCGTCGACACGCTGATGATCATCGACGACACGTTCAACGTCCCGCCCAAGCGCTTCATGCAGGTGCTCGAGATCCTGCGGCGCCATCAGTTCCGGTGGTACAGCTTCATCCGCTGCCAGTTCCTCGACGCGGCGCAGGTCGAGATGATGAAGGCGAGCGGCTGCGTCGGCGTCTACCTCGGCCTCGAGTCGGTCGACGACGAGACGCTCGAGCGCATGAACAAGACGGCGACCGAGGAGCTGTTCCGCCGCGGCATCGGGCTGCTGGCGGAGCGCGAGATCCTCACCTACGCGTCGTTCATCGTCGGCTTCCCGGGCGACACCGCCGACACCGTTCGCAAGGTGCAGCGCTTCATCGAGACGAGCGGCCTCGACTACTACAACCTGAAGCCGTTTTGGTACGACCACTCGACGCCCATCGCGCAGCGCGCAGCGGAGTTCGGCCTGAGCGGGCAGGGGTACAACTGGCAGCACGATCGCATGAACGCGACGCAGGCCTATGACCTCATCCGGGATCTGATCCTCGACACCCGGAGCCGTTACGTCGGACTGCACAGCGGAGAGCTCTGGGAGATCGGTCAGTTCGGTGCCCGAGGGCTGTCGAAGGGACACATCGACGCGGTCTACGACGCCCACAATGCGATGCTGAAGCAGGACCTTGCGGGGCGAGGAGGCGAGGACAAGACGCGCGCGTTCACCCGGCTCCAGTCCCAGCTCCGTGACGTCGAGCTGACCCCAGCCGCCTGGTAG
- the tilS gene encoding tRNA lysidine(34) synthetase TilS, whose protein sequence is MTSSLLRALGRALTAPGAPRAGEHVLVAASGGPDSTALLTGLAHVGPERGLALSVGHVDHGLRGAESRADAQAVEALAERLGLACRVRVGPIEPGGNLESRARAARHRALAAMATEAGASRIALAHTEDDQVETVLLRLLRGAGRRGLGGMPAVRGRLWRPLLAATRADVRRYLADQGLPFSVDRTNADLRYARNRLRRLVIPLLTREFNPRLGAAVTALATRLQDEDEFLRNAAAVRAAAHCRGDALATTVLEEPPALARRIVRAWLDAASPRRTTAADVERVLRLAAGEHGGNVAVPGPGRIVREGDVLVRRAGRDPVRRAFRRDVVLGGIVEGPAGWRLEVSGPRPRGAEEMTSLSGSVARFDAEALALPLVVRSPRPGDRIRIAGVGTRKLQDVLVDAKVPRERRPEVPVLVDATGTILWVAGIVRGAEARIGPATGRVIDMTLR, encoded by the coding sequence GTGACCTCGTCGCTGCTCCGAGCGCTCGGCCGAGCCCTCACGGCGCCCGGCGCGCCGCGTGCCGGAGAGCACGTGCTGGTCGCGGCGTCGGGTGGGCCCGACTCGACGGCGTTGCTCACCGGCCTCGCCCACGTGGGTCCCGAGCGCGGCCTCGCGCTCTCGGTGGGGCACGTGGACCACGGGCTTCGCGGCGCCGAGAGCCGTGCCGACGCGCAGGCGGTCGAAGCCCTGGCCGAGCGACTCGGTCTGGCGTGCCGGGTCCGCGTGGGACCGATCGAGCCGGGCGGCAACCTCGAGTCACGCGCGCGCGCGGCGCGCCATCGCGCCCTCGCCGCGATGGCGACGGAGGCGGGGGCCTCGCGCATCGCGCTCGCCCACACCGAGGACGATCAGGTCGAGACCGTGCTCCTGCGCCTGCTGCGCGGCGCCGGCCGCCGGGGCCTGGGCGGAATGCCGGCCGTGCGCGGCCGCCTCTGGCGGCCGCTCCTGGCGGCGACCCGCGCCGACGTCCGGCGCTACCTCGCCGACCAGGGTCTCCCGTTCAGCGTCGATCGGACGAACGCCGACCTGCGGTACGCGCGCAATCGGCTCCGACGGCTCGTGATCCCGCTGCTGACGCGCGAGTTCAACCCTCGCCTGGGAGCCGCAGTGACGGCGCTCGCCACCCGGCTCCAGGACGAGGACGAGTTCCTGCGCAACGCCGCCGCGGTGCGCGCTGCGGCCCATTGCCGCGGTGACGCCCTGGCGACGACCGTCCTCGAAGAGCCCCCGGCGCTCGCCCGGCGCATCGTGCGGGCCTGGCTCGACGCCGCGTCGCCCCGCCGGACCACGGCGGCCGACGTCGAGCGCGTCCTTCGCCTCGCCGCGGGCGAGCATGGCGGCAACGTCGCCGTCCCGGGTCCCGGCCGCATCGTCCGCGAAGGGGACGTGCTGGTGCGGCGCGCCGGGCGCGATCCCGTGCGCCGGGCATTCCGCCGCGACGTCGTCCTGGGAGGGATCGTCGAGGGACCCGCGGGATGGCGTCTCGAGGTCTCCGGCCCGCGGCCACGGGGCGCCGAGGAGATGACGTCGCTCTCGGGCTCCGTCGCACGCTTCGACGCCGAGGCGCTCGCTCTGCCGCTCGTCGTGCGCTCGCCGCGCCCCGGCGATCGCATCCGCATCGCCGGCGTCGGCACCCGCAAGCTCCAGGACGTCCTCGTCGACGCCAAGGTGCCGCGCGAGCGCCGCCCGGAGGTTCCGGTGCTGGTGGACGCCACCGGAACGATCCTCTGGGTCGCCGGCATCGTGCGGGGTGCCGAGGCGCGCATCGGACCCGCGACCGGCCGGGTCATCGACATGACGCTGCGCTGA